The sequence TCTCTAGTGCTCTAACAGGGTCATTGAATGGAAGCGCGGTTGCCAATGTTGCGACAACAGGGGCATTCACGATTCCATTAATGAAACAAATTGGCTTAAAGCCAAGATATGCAGCGGCGGTTGAAGCGACCGCTTCCACAGGCGGGATGATGATGCCGCCGATTATGGGAGCTGCTGCCTTTATTATGGCCGGGTTTTTAGGTGTTTCCTATTCCGTTATTGTGTTAGCGGCAATTATTCCAACGTTTCTTTATTTCGTTGCCCTTGTGCTTGCAATTGACTTAGAAGCGAAAAAGCATGGTTTAAAAGGAATGAGCAAAGACTCGATTCCCCAAGTGTGGCAAGTAATGAAAGAGCGCGGTGTCTTGTTATTGCCGATTATCATTGTAATCTCGACATTGTTAATGGGCTATACACCACTATTCGCTGGTTTTGCTGGAATTATATCGGTCATTATTGCTAGTTGGCTTACAAAAGATAAAGAAACAAGAGTGACATTTGCAAAAATAGGGACTGCGTTTATTGACGGAGCGAAAAGTACGATTCAAGTAGGGATTGCCTGTGCGTCGATCGGAATTATTATTGCCGTTGTGACGATGTCTGGACTTGGTTCCGCGATTGCCTACAATGTTCTTTCGATTTCCAGTGGCATGCTTTGGGTTGCGCTTTTGCTTGTCATGGTTACTTGCATCGTCTTAAGTATGGGGCTTCCATCGACTGCTCTTTACATCGTTGTTGCGGTAACAGCAGCTCCAGCATTAGTTGAAGCAGGGGTAAACCCAATTGCCGCCCATTTCTTTGTCTTCTGGTTTGGGGCATTGTCCAACATAACTCCGCCTGTGGCTTTAGCGTCCTATACTGCCGCCGGTATTGCCAGAGCAGATGCAATGAAAACATCGTGGACGTCTGTGAGGCTAGCATTGCCCGGCTTTATTATTCCGTTTATGATTGCGTACAATCCGACGATGGTGATGCAGCCTGAAAGCGGGTCCGTGCAAGTCGTAGCAGTCGTCGTCACCATTGTTACCTCTGTCTTGGGTGTGTTTGCATTGGCCGTTGCCCTCACAAACTATTTTTCAACAAATTTAGTCGTGTTGGAGCGCTTATTGTTTTTTGCAAGTTCCCTTCTCCTTGTGAGTTCAGGATTGCTAACGAATGGCCTTGGCGTTTTCATCATGGCGGTCACGTTAACGTTACACATTCTTCGTGTAAAAAAGAAAAAAAGTGCAACAGAGAACCAGTTAGCCCAAGGCGGGTAAACAATGGAAAAGGTAAACAGAAAGAGAAAAGATCGTTCGAGTCATAGCAAAACGTATCTCTCTCCGTTAAAATGAGCGTATACATCAGATGTAACAAGTCCCCCAACAGAGGGGCTTCAGAAAAGGGTGAACGAAGCTTGCAAGCTCCTTCCCCTTTTTCAGCAAAAAGGAGAGTGTGTGGACGGTGCGTTTACCGATTGAGCGTAAAAAGGTGTCAAGCCAAGTACTAGAACAGCTAAAAGAAATGATTAAAAACGGTGAATTTCCTGCTCATAGTAAGCTCCCGTCTGAAATGGAGCTTGCAGAACTCTTTGGTGTCAGTCGTTCCCCCATCCGTGAGGCGTTAAGTGTTTTAGAAGCAAGCGGCTTAATCGAGTCAAAACAAGGTGGCGGCAGCTGGGTCAAAGAAGTTCAATTAACGAATTTGTTAGAGCAAGTGACATTGGATATAGTCGATATCGGCCAAGTCTATGATTTGCTCGAACTCCGAAGCATTATTGAAACAGAGGCAGCAGCATTAGCGGCTGTTCGCTATCAAAAGCAAGATATTTTGGAATTAGAGCTTGCGCTCGCTCAATTTGCAAAAACAGTAGAGGATCGAGAGGTTGTCGGGGATGAAGCCGATTACATGTTCCATCGTGTCATTATAAAAGCTTCTTACAATCCATTTTTAGAGCAAACGATGGCGAATGTATCAGAGCTGCTCCAGAAGGCATTGGCCTTTTCACTAAAAAAGAACCGCTTGCAACAAAAACGCGAAGAAGTGTACCGAGAACATTTAACGATTTTTAACGCCATTCGTGAGCGCCATTCAGAGGCGGCAAGAAAAGCAATGAATACACACTTGCAAAACGTTCGCCGCAAGCTAGGTGATAAGCGGGTATTGCCTGATTGAGGAGGTAACCGTAAAGAGGGGCCGCCCTCTTCTTTTTAGCAGAAGTGGACTGTCCACAGCCCAGTTGGACGATTAGGAGGAAGGGAATGAAATTAACGCCGGTTCGTAAACGTAAACGTGTCTATCAGGAAATTATTGAGCAAATCAAAACCGCGGTCGCTACAGGCGAGGTTCAACCTGGCGATAAGCTTCCATCTGAACGGGCACTATCAGAGATGTTATCCGTTTCCAGAACATCGGTGAAGGAAGCGTTAACCGTATTAAAATCGTCAGGCGTTATTCACATTAAACCGGGAGTGGGCGCCTTCCTCGTTCAGGAGAGCCCACGGCAATTGCAGGTTAAGTTGGCGGATTTATTACAGGAGAAAGAAACATCGATTGTTGAACTGATTGAGCTTCGTCAAGCGATTGAAGGGGATGCTGCCTATTATGCAGCAAAGCGAATAACAAGCAGGCAAAAGCAGAATTTACAAGCTGTATTTGAGAGGCTTGTGGCCATCGAAGAGCAAGGGAACGTCGCCGTGGAGGAAGACTACCAATTTCATTTGGCAATTATTGAAGCAGCAAACAACCCATTAATGCGTGATGTCATGAATTTAATCTCTGACAACATGCTTCGCGTCTTAGCTAAAAATCAAGAGGCGTCAGAAAGAAATGAACGCTTCCAAGGCGAAATTGCCGAGGAGCACCGCAACATTTACGAAGCGATCATAAACGGAAAACCACAGGAGGCAAGAAAAGCGATGTGGCAGCATTTTCAAGGGGTGAAGCAGCGTCACACGTAAAAGAGAGGGGGAGCCTTGTTGACGATTGAGCGTTTTTTAAAAGAAATCAAACGAATAATAAAAGCAGATAACCGAATTTTAACGGAAGTGGCAGATCGCAGTAGTTATGGCTATGATGCGTCGTTCGGCTACCACTTACCTGATCTTGTGATCCAGCCAACCGCCACTGAAGAAGTAGCTGCAGTCATGAAGTTAGCCAATCAGTACTTCATACCCGTCTATCCAAGGGGGCAAGGGACAAGTTTAAGCGGTGGCCCACTCCCAGTTAAAGGAGGGGTTGTGCTCGATTTATCCCAGTGGAACGACAAGCTGGTGATTGACAAAGAAGACATGGTGGCCATTGTCTCTCCTGGAGTGATCACAGCAAAAATCGATGCTGCCGCAAGGGAGATTGGCTTTATGTACCCGCCCGATCCAAGTAGTTCTCATGTATCAACGATTGGCGGAAATCTTGCTGAAAATGCAGGAGGGCCAAGAGGATTGAAGTATGGCGTCACGAAAGATTATGTCCTCGGCTTAGAAGTAGTAACACCAGAAGGAGAAATTATTCGTACAGGGGGAAGAACGGTTAAAAACGTGACCGGCTATGACTTAACAAAGCTCATTGTTGGTTCAGAAGGGACGCTTGGGATCATTACCGAAGCAACGCTCCGCCTCGTTCCTAAACCACCAGCCAGCCAAACCGCCATGGCGCTTTTTGAAGACATTGTCGATTCAGGACGGGCAATTTCTAAAGTATTAACTGCTGGCATTGTTCCAGCCAAAATGGAGCTGATGGACCAACTGTCCATCCAGGCAGTCGAAGCATACGAACCACGTGGTTTGCCAACCGACGTTGGGGCGTTGTTGTTAATCGAGCTAGATGGGCACCCTGTATCGATCGCTGAAGAGATGACAAAAGTCAAGGAACTGTGCAAAAGCGTAGGAGCAAGAACGGTCCGAGTGGCAGAGAATGAAAAAGAAGCGGCGGAATTTTGGCAGGCGCGGAAGCTCGTTTCTCCAGCGATTGTTCGAGTGAAGCCAACGAAAATTTCCGAGGATGCCACCGTGCCCCGGAGTAAAATACCAGAGATGTTTCAGCGGTTGAAGGAAATTCGCGAAACATATCAAATCGATCTTGTCGTGTTTGGCCATGCGGGCGATGGGAATTTACACCCGAATATTATTGCCGATGGTCGTGATCACGAGGAAATGGAACGAGTCGAAAAAGCAGTGGCTGACATTTTCACAGCAGCGGTCGAACTTGGGGGAACCCTTTCAGGCGAGCATGGGATTGGGACAATGAAAGCTCCATTCATGGAAATGGAACTAGGAAAAGCTGGACTAGACATGATGAAGCGGATCAAAACAAGCTGGGATCCGAACAACATCTTAAATCCAGGAAAGATATTCCCAGAGCCTGGACAAAGGCTGGTGCTGCGCCATGACTAAACCGGAACGACTGTTAGCCTATCAAGAGACATTTGACTGTGTGCAGTGCGGCTATTGCCTTCCATCCTGCCCAACGTACTTGAGCATGGAAAAGGAAACCCATTCCCCAAGGGGAAGGATTCATTTAGTGAAAATGGCGGCAGAGGGAAAGCTGCCGTTATCTGAGATTGAAGAGCCGATCGATCTTTGCCTCGGTTGCCGTGCTTGTGAAACCGTCTGTCCAACTAATGTACAGTATGGAAAAATACTTGATTCAGCAAAGGTTGCTTTAAAGGAAGAGCGGAAAACAACAGCCCCTTGGCATCAGAAAATGATGAAAAAAGCGATGTTTGAAACGGTGTTGCCAAATGACAGGGTCTTACATGCGATTGGAACGGGCCTTTCCCTCTACCAAAAAAGCGGAGTGGCCCGTATCGCTAGAAAAGCCAAGCTAACACGGATGTTGCCGAAGTCCCTTGCTGCATTCGAGGCAGTGACACCAGCGGTTGCTTCTCGAAGGGAAAGGAAAAACCGTCTGGTCGATGCCAAATCGGAAGGCAACACAGCGCTTCGTGTTGGTTTTTTTAAAGGCTGTTTGATGGATACGATGTTTTCGCGCATTAATGATTTAACGATTCAGCTTCTCCAACGTGCTGGCTGTGAAGTCGTGGTAATTGAAGGGCAAACCTGTTGTGGCGCTTTGCAAAACCATAGTGGTGAAAGAGACGTGGCGAAGCGCTTAGCTAAGCAAAACATTGAGGCGTTTGAACAATACGACTGCGATTACATGGTGAACAGTATTGGCGGCTGCGGGGCCATGCTTGTAGAATACGATGACCTTTTAGCAGATGAGCCTGAATGGAGAGAACGGGCGTCTCACTTTGCTGAAAAAAATGTCGACAGCAGTGTGGTTTTTTCCCAGCTTCCACTTCCATTTGTGAAAAAATTGAACGGAGTCGCAACATACCAGCCGTCCTGCCATATGGCAAATGTTCAAAAGCGCATAGAAGAACCAATAAAGCTGCTTCAATCGATTCCAGGGATGACGTACGTGCCGATGAAGGAGAGCGAACTTTGCTGTGGGTCGGCAGGGATCTATAATCTTGTTCATTATGAGCAATCGATGAAGATTCTTGATCGGAAAATGGAAAACGTAAAAGCCGTTCAGCCTGAAATCATTGTAACGACAAACCCTGGCTGTCATTTGCAAATGAAGCTCGGCGTAGAACGGGAAGGACGCTCGGAACAAATAAAGGTGGTTCATTTAATTGAACTACTAGCAGAAGCGTGTGATGTAGGGGGAGGCAAAAGAAATGTATGATTTTACCATCATTGGCGGTGGGATTGTCGGGTTAGCTGTCGGTCACGCCCTATTTTCCCGTTATCCAAAGGCAAGTGTATTAATCATTGAAAAAGAGCAGGAAGTCGCCGCTCATCAAACAGGGCATAATAGTGGTGTCATCCATTCAGGGATTTATTATAAGCCAGGCAGCTTTAAAGCGAAGTTTGCAAAAGCAGGTAACCAATCAATGACTGCCTTTTGCCAAAAACATGGCCTTAAAGTAGACATTTGCGGAAAGGTCATTGTCGCTACAAATAAGAAAGAGCTTCCACTGCTTGACCACCTCTACCAACGAGGGATTGACAATGGCCTCGATCTCCGAATGTTATCGAAGGAGGAATTACATGAGGCCGAACCGTATGTAAACGGCCTTGCCGCCATATCTGTGCCCACAGCCGGGATCGTCAGTTACAAGCAAGTTGCCGAAAAACTCGCTCATTTAATCGCTGAAAAAGGTGGAGAAATTCAATTCGGTACGACGGTTGAGACCATTACCGAGAACAATGAAGGGGCTACGATTGAAACAGATAAAGGGACGTTTCAGACGAGCTATCTCATCAATTGTGCAGGCTTGCATAGTGACCGAATCGCCAAGCTTGCAGGCTATCATGTGGATATGAAGATCGTACCCTTCCGGGGAGAATACTATAAGCTTAGGCCAGAAAAACGGCATCTTGTGAAAAATTTAATCTATCCCGTTCCTAATCCCGATTTTCCATTCCTTGGTGTTCATTTCACCCGAATGATTGACGGAGAAGTAGATGCAGGGCCAAATGCGGTTTTAAGCTTTAAGCGGGAAGGCTATAGGAAAACCGATATCGATTGGCAAGATGTAGCGGAGGTCATTCGCTACAAAGGCTTTTGGCAGTTAGCGACTAAATACTGGAAGGAAGGGACGGAAGAAATGATTCGTTCCTTCAGCAAAAAGAAGTTTGTGGAAAACCTTCAGCATTTGATTCCTGATGTCACCGAGGACGATCTTGTTCCAGGACCGAGCGGTGTTCGCGCCCAAGCGTTAACGACTGACGGAAAGCTCGTTGATGACTTTCAATTAGTCCGTGGCCGAAACAGCTTGCATGTTTGCAATGCCCCGTCCCCTGCTGCTACGGCTTCGCT is a genomic window of Shouchella clausii containing:
- a CDS encoding FadR/GntR family transcriptional regulator: MKLTPVRKRKRVYQEIIEQIKTAVATGEVQPGDKLPSERALSEMLSVSRTSVKEALTVLKSSGVIHIKPGVGAFLVQESPRQLQVKLADLLQEKETSIVELIELRQAIEGDAAYYAAKRITSRQKQNLQAVFERLVAIEEQGNVAVEEDYQFHLAIIEAANNPLMRDVMNLISDNMLRVLAKNQEASERNERFQGEIAEEHRNIYEAIINGKPQEARKAMWQHFQGVKQRHT
- the lhgO gene encoding L-2-hydroxyglutarate oxidase, yielding MYDFTIIGGGIVGLAVGHALFSRYPKASVLIIEKEQEVAAHQTGHNSGVIHSGIYYKPGSFKAKFAKAGNQSMTAFCQKHGLKVDICGKVIVATNKKELPLLDHLYQRGIDNGLDLRMLSKEELHEAEPYVNGLAAISVPTAGIVSYKQVAEKLAHLIAEKGGEIQFGTTVETITENNEGATIETDKGTFQTSYLINCAGLHSDRIAKLAGYHVDMKIVPFRGEYYKLRPEKRHLVKNLIYPVPNPDFPFLGVHFTRMIDGEVDAGPNAVLSFKREGYRKTDIDWQDVAEVIRYKGFWQLATKYWKEGTEEMIRSFSKKKFVENLQHLIPDVTEDDLVPGPSGVRAQALTTDGKLVDDFQLVRGRNSLHVCNAPSPAATASLEIGKAIVEKVAQYK
- a CDS encoding FAD-binding oxidoreductase, with product MERFLKEIKRIIKADNRILTEVADRSSYGYDASFGYHLPDLVIQPTATEEVAAVMKLANQYFIPVYPRGQGTSLSGGPLPVKGGVVLDLSQWNDKLVIDKEDMVAIVSPGVITAKIDAAAREIGFMYPPDPSSSHVSTIGGNLAENAGGPRGLKYGVTKDYVLGLEVVTPEGEIIRTGGRTVKNVTGYDLTKLIVGSEGTLGIITEATLRLVPKPPASQTAMALFEDIVDSGRAISKVLTAGIVPAKMELMDQLSIQAVEAYEPRGLPTDVGALLLIELDGHPVSIAEEMTKVKELCKSVGARTVRVAENEKEAAEFWQARKLVSPAIVRVKPTKISEDATVPRSKIPEMFQRLKEIRETYQIDLVVFGHAGDGNLHPNIIADGRDHEEMERVEKAVADIFTAAVELGGTLSGEHGIGTMKAPFMEMELGKAGLDMMKRIKTSWDPNNILNPGKIFPEPGQRLVLRHD
- a CDS encoding TRAP transporter permease, giving the protein MSVKQPNVDIDQNNEEVQESVSIGRELKGKQQKIVAFTGILLSGFAVYVNSFINMQEIYRNVLFLALLFVLAFLLYPATKKGANDRFTTVDIILTIASIAGSVYILLFYTTIHVDRMSQAVTMDYIFAGITVVLLLEAARRTLGLFIPLLTSLAIIYAVFGPYFPGIFGHAGFSFERLLYRVYMTTEGIYGLTLSIASTYIVIFILFGAFLSVSGASKLFNDLAIAIAGQRRGGPAQVAVLSSALTGSLNGSAVANVATTGAFTIPLMKQIGLKPRYAAAVEATASTGGMMMPPIMGAAAFIMAGFLGVSYSVIVLAAIIPTFLYFVALVLAIDLEAKKHGLKGMSKDSIPQVWQVMKERGVLLLPIIIVISTLLMGYTPLFAGFAGIISVIIASWLTKDKETRVTFAKIGTAFIDGAKSTIQVGIACASIGIIIAVVTMSGLGSAIAYNVLSISSGMLWVALLLVMVTCIVLSMGLPSTALYIVVAVTAAPALVEAGVNPIAAHFFVFWFGALSNITPPVALASYTAAGIARADAMKTSWTSVRLALPGFIIPFMIAYNPTMVMQPESGSVQVVAVVVTIVTSVLGVFALAVALTNYFSTNLVVLERLLFFASSLLLVSSGLLTNGLGVFIMAVTLTLHILRVKKKKSATENQLAQGG
- a CDS encoding FadR/GntR family transcriptional regulator yields the protein MRLPIERKKVSSQVLEQLKEMIKNGEFPAHSKLPSEMELAELFGVSRSPIREALSVLEASGLIESKQGGGSWVKEVQLTNLLEQVTLDIVDIGQVYDLLELRSIIETEAAALAAVRYQKQDILELELALAQFAKTVEDREVVGDEADYMFHRVIIKASYNPFLEQTMANVSELLQKALAFSLKKNRLQQKREEVYREHLTIFNAIRERHSEAARKAMNTHLQNVRRKLGDKRVLPD
- a CDS encoding (Fe-S)-binding protein, whose product is MTKPERLLAYQETFDCVQCGYCLPSCPTYLSMEKETHSPRGRIHLVKMAAEGKLPLSEIEEPIDLCLGCRACETVCPTNVQYGKILDSAKVALKEERKTTAPWHQKMMKKAMFETVLPNDRVLHAIGTGLSLYQKSGVARIARKAKLTRMLPKSLAAFEAVTPAVASRRERKNRLVDAKSEGNTALRVGFFKGCLMDTMFSRINDLTIQLLQRAGCEVVVIEGQTCCGALQNHSGERDVAKRLAKQNIEAFEQYDCDYMVNSIGGCGAMLVEYDDLLADEPEWRERASHFAEKNVDSSVVFSQLPLPFVKKLNGVATYQPSCHMANVQKRIEEPIKLLQSIPGMTYVPMKESELCCGSAGIYNLVHYEQSMKILDRKMENVKAVQPEIIVTTNPGCHLQMKLGVEREGRSEQIKVVHLIELLAEACDVGGGKRNV